Genomic DNA from Bacillus mycoides:
ATTTAAGACCTGTAGATATGGATTTATTTTGGGCGTTAGCTAGTAAAGTTAAAGATAAAGGCGGAGAAACAATCTATTTTTCTAGAGAAGAAATCATAAGCCTAGCGAATTACGATAAACGAAATAGTACAATTAAGACATTTAAAGAAGACATGTATGTCATGAGTGAAAAAGTTATGAGTTTAAAGACTCATTTAGTCAAAGAAAACGGCGGATTCGTTATGTTTGTTTTATTCCCTACTTTTGATGTTGACGATAATGGGGTAACTGTTGAAGTATCAAGGTTTTTCCAACCATGGTTTAATAACCTTTTAGGGAACGGACAATTTACACGATTTGAATTAGATACGATTCTTTCGTTACGCAGTAGTTATTCTAAAGAGCTTTTTCGTTATTTAATGCAGTTTAAGTCTAGTGGTTTTTGGAAAGTCTCGCTGGATGATTTTCGAGAAAAAATGTCTGTTCCGAAAAGCTATAAAATAAGTCACATTGATCAAAAAATCTTAACAATAGTCCAGAAAGAATTAACTGAAAAAGATGAGTTAGGCAACTCAATCCTTAAATTTTTAAGCATTGAAAAAGTCAAAAAAGGAAAATATACTACCGCACCTGTAACCGGGTTCGAATTTTCATTCAAAGTCTGTGAGAATAAAATACTTTCTAAAAACGAAGAAGACGATTATGTGAAAAAAACAGCCATTAAACATGATTTTAAAGGGAAAACAAGAATACATAATCAGGCGAAACCGATACGAAAAGAGCATGTGCCGAGTTGGTTGAATGAAGAACAACCAACTCCAAAACCGCCAGTAGAAAAGCGTAGTCCAATCGAAATCTTGATGTTAACCCTTCGTATCGTGAAAATTGAAGCAACAACTGATGAGACTGAGCGATTCTTAGCGAAGTATGGCGAAGACATTCTGATTAGTGGTAAAACAACAGGTGAGATAGGGGAATTGTTTGAAGCGTGGAGGACAGAAGAAGATCAAGAAAGTACACAGGATTCAATGATTGATTTAGAACAACATAAAGTTTGG
This window encodes:
- a CDS encoding replication initiation protein, translating into MANEIVRYHNEMNNVPLRNLRPVDMDLFWALASKVKDKGGETIYFSREEIISLANYDKRNSTIKTFKEDMYVMSEKVMSLKTHLVKENGGFVMFVLFPTFDVDDNGVTVEVSRFFQPWFNNLLGNGQFTRFELDTILSLRSSYSKELFRYLMQFKSSGFWKVSLDDFREKMSVPKSYKISHIDQKILTIVQKELTEKDELGNSILKFLSIEKVKKGKYTTAPVTGFEFSFKVCENKILSKNEEDDYVKKTAIKHDFKGKTRIHNQAKPIRKEHVPSWLNEEQPTPKPPVEKRSPIEILMLTLRIVKIEATTDETERFLAKYGEDILISGKTTGEIGELFEAWRTEEDQESTQDSMIDLEQHKVWQDCHAALAFFEEEVVIAKFTSFVKEKNVVYTDIGDYLRLFETWKMFNKK